Proteins encoded together in one Candidatus Acidiferrales bacterium window:
- the recA gene encoding recombinase RecA, with translation MAEEKEAKLKALDIALNQIERDYGKGAVMKMGEGPIARIDSISTGSISLDWALGIGGVPRGRITEIFGPESSGKTTLCLGVIAEAQRQGGIAAFIDAEHALDLNYAKRIGVDTNNLLLSQPEFGEQALDIVETLVRSGAIDVVVIDSVAALTPRAEIEGEMGDAQMGAQARLMSQALRKLTAAINKSNTCVIFTNQLRSKIGIVYGNPETTTGGNALKFYAALRLDIRKRDHIKEGADIVGNRVRVKVVKNKVAPPFKEVEFDIQYNEGISRVGDLLDVAVEHNIIQKSGTWFSYKNDRLGQGRDAAKKYFQDNPGMLNELEAEVRTKLGLISKNGNNGKVSEKQDEKKSREAGSRHADSPAGQDTKSKK, from the coding sequence ATGGCAGAGGAAAAAGAAGCAAAGCTGAAAGCTCTCGATATTGCATTGAACCAGATCGAGAGGGATTACGGAAAAGGCGCCGTGATGAAAATGGGAGAAGGGCCGATTGCAAGAATCGATTCGATTTCCACAGGTTCTATTTCCCTGGACTGGGCGTTGGGCATCGGCGGCGTCCCGCGCGGAAGGATTACGGAGATTTTTGGTCCGGAATCCTCGGGCAAAACCACGTTGTGTCTGGGTGTAATTGCGGAGGCTCAAAGGCAAGGAGGCATAGCCGCTTTTATTGATGCCGAACACGCGCTTGACCTAAATTATGCGAAGCGAATAGGCGTCGATACTAACAACTTGCTTTTGTCGCAGCCGGAATTTGGCGAGCAGGCACTCGACATCGTTGAGACGCTTGTCCGCAGCGGTGCTATCGACGTGGTCGTTATTGATTCGGTGGCTGCGTTGACGCCCCGTGCGGAGATCGAAGGTGAAATGGGAGACGCACAGATGGGTGCGCAAGCCCGTTTAATGTCTCAAGCGCTTCGGAAGCTTACTGCGGCAATAAATAAGAGCAACACATGCGTCATCTTCACGAACCAGCTCCGGAGCAAGATCGGGATCGTTTATGGAAACCCTGAGACGACGACCGGCGGCAACGCTCTGAAGTTTTACGCCGCGCTCCGGCTGGATATCAGGAAGCGTGACCATATCAAGGAAGGTGCAGACATAGTAGGTAACAGGGTACGAGTGAAAGTTGTGAAGAACAAAGTTGCGCCCCCGTTCAAAGAAGTTGAATTTGACATTCAATATAACGAGGGGATCTCGAGAGTAGGCGATTTATTGGACGTTGCCGTTGAACACAATATCATCCAGAAAAGCGGTACATGGTTCTCGTACAAAAATGACAGGCTCGGGCAGGGAAGGGACGCCGCAAAAAAATATTTCCAGGACAATCCCGGGATGTTGAACGAGCTGGAAGCGGAAGTGAGAACAAAGCTTGGTTTGATTTCTAAGAACGGGAACAACGGGAAGGTATCCGAAAAGCAAGACGAAAAAAAATCCCGCGAAGCGGGATCCCGCCATGCAGATTCTCCGGCGGGACAGGACACAAAGAGCAAGAAGTAA
- a CDS encoding PorV/PorQ family protein has translation MKYLAFVMAAVFLFSATAFSQGGAAGLQILEVGYSARDLSLANSNDVITGEPTAIYTNPAGLASIENENGIGLDFMLTHRTYFAGTTIDMFGTRFQGGGFSFGTSLLLSSVPDIEVRTSPSDDPQSSFSAKDFALAVGVAHNFDNVSVGISALYLYEKLFVYESSGYALNFGMQYSPMEDIRIGLSGGNFGSSSAMISEKIALPAFIRIGGSYTKPLDDNFSITGYLEGAAFKSAGISPGIGAELSFQNYIKFRAGYSSGIEIAGYSFGAGVSYSLLKFDYSYIPLKQDFGNSQTFTVSFVF, from the coding sequence ATGAAATATTTGGCATTTGTCATGGCGGCTGTATTCCTTTTTTCCGCAACTGCTTTCTCCCAAGGCGGTGCGGCGGGCCTCCAGATACTGGAGGTAGGCTACTCAGCTCGAGATCTTTCTCTTGCAAACTCGAACGACGTAATCACCGGCGAGCCAACCGCGATCTACACGAATCCAGCCGGGCTGGCTTCCATTGAAAATGAGAATGGAATCGGACTTGACTTTATGCTGACACATCGCACTTATTTTGCAGGGACGACAATAGACATGTTTGGAACGCGATTCCAGGGCGGCGGCTTCTCATTCGGAACAAGCCTCCTTCTCTCAAGTGTGCCGGACATTGAAGTGAGGACTTCACCGAGCGACGATCCCCAGTCGTCTTTCTCCGCAAAAGATTTCGCCCTTGCGGTGGGTGTGGCTCACAATTTCGATAATGTCAGCGTCGGTATCTCCGCTTTGTATTTGTATGAAAAACTTTTCGTCTACGAATCGAGCGGGTACGCACTGAATTTTGGCATGCAGTATTCTCCGATGGAAGATATCAGGATTGGTTTATCGGGAGGAAATTTCGGTTCGTCTTCCGCGATGATCTCAGAGAAGATTGCACTTCCTGCCTTCATACGCATCGGCGGAAGCTACACAAAACCGCTCGACGATAATTTTTCAATCACAGGCTACCTCGAAGGAGCCGCTTTCAAATCCGCAGGAATCTCACCGGGCATCGGTGCGGAACTCTCCTTCCAAAACTATATTAAGTTCCGGGCCGGATATTCGTCGGGGATAGAAATCGCCGGGTACTCTTTCGGCGCGGGTGTGAGCTATAGTCTCCTGAAGTTCGATTACTCATACATACCTTTGAAACAAGACTTCGGGAACAGCCAAACCTTCACGGTGTCGTTCGTCTTCTAA
- a CDS encoding DUF2723 domain-containing protein codes for MTKTRPREGWEPPQGWRLIDLTIAGSLTILSFTVYLFTMSRSIPYIDGGELTTVLWTLGIAHPTGYPLFTLLGFAFVHIPIFSEVALRANFFAVACTATAGGTFYFVFSKALCVLCTLDATTLGKNKKQKQSRYGNSTPLQATGLNTRLAAILGTLMLIFSRTFWEQSTSIEVYPLQLLLFATILILWLNLYENPSRSRSLFSGLVLGLGFTNHMTTILIMPGLIFLFISSYRRKSFDLKYIYWIIVGGALAGLLYLYLPIRASQNPLLDWGNPDNLRRFIRHVSGKQFRTWMFSSSDVFQKQLGVFFSSLYREFRITIILVIIGIASSLLSTNTFGSYRKYFWFCLILLVSDLLYAANYDIHDIASYFLLAYIALSFFSAIGFRWLIETISHRTRMVIPAAAIFLAFPVISAFANYDEVDASKDYSVEHYTKDILSALPPNSIVLSYQWDNFVSASLYYQNVDKIRKDIIVIDKELLRRSWYAAQVHNRFSFLFLNYDRVYNLYQDNLKVFENDLPYDPNSIELSYHNFIREIITGAMQNGRQVFAGPEIEDQYLSGFNKVPYGLLFAIRTDTGYVPFNVAGLNGFQAAKNVGTDYSRQIIGFYERMFLARAAYEYRHEKLSLTMICLNKALEVDPASQAARMAELQVSQELGRK; via the coding sequence GTGACCAAGACTAGGCCCCGCGAGGGCTGGGAACCTCCGCAAGGTTGGCGGCTCATCGATCTCACAATCGCCGGCAGTTTGACTATTTTATCCTTCACCGTCTATCTCTTCACGATGTCGCGGAGCATACCGTACATCGACGGCGGAGAACTTACGACTGTATTGTGGACCCTGGGAATTGCCCATCCGACAGGTTACCCGCTGTTCACTTTGTTAGGCTTCGCATTTGTCCATATCCCCATTTTTTCCGAGGTGGCCCTCCGCGCAAATTTCTTCGCAGTTGCTTGTACTGCGACCGCCGGCGGCACATTTTATTTCGTCTTTTCAAAAGCGTTGTGCGTGCTTTGCACTTTAGATGCAACAACTTTAGGAAAAAACAAGAAACAAAAGCAATCACGTTACGGCAATTCAACTCCCCTTCAGGCTACAGGACTCAACACAAGACTGGCTGCGATACTCGGCACCCTAATGCTGATTTTCTCCAGAACTTTCTGGGAACAGAGTACATCAATCGAAGTCTACCCGCTTCAACTCCTGTTGTTCGCAACAATCTTGATCCTTTGGCTGAATCTTTACGAGAATCCTTCCAGGTCTCGGTCTCTATTCTCAGGATTAGTCCTCGGCTTAGGATTTACAAACCACATGACCACGATCCTGATAATGCCCGGGCTTATCTTCCTTTTCATTTCCAGCTACCGCCGGAAAAGTTTTGATCTCAAGTACATTTATTGGATCATTGTCGGCGGAGCGTTAGCCGGGTTGCTTTATCTTTACCTTCCAATAAGAGCTTCTCAAAATCCGTTGCTCGATTGGGGAAACCCGGACAATTTGCGGAGATTTATCCGTCATGTATCCGGCAAGCAATTCAGGACATGGATGTTCAGCTCGTCTGACGTATTCCAAAAACAGCTAGGCGTATTTTTCTCAAGTTTATACCGGGAATTCAGAATCACAATCATTCTTGTGATCATCGGAATTGCATCCTCCCTTTTATCGACAAACACCTTCGGATCGTACAGGAAATACTTTTGGTTCTGTCTAATACTCCTCGTCTCGGATCTGCTGTACGCAGCCAATTACGACATCCATGACATAGCCAGTTACTTTCTGCTCGCGTACATCGCGCTGAGCTTCTTCTCTGCGATTGGCTTCCGTTGGCTGATTGAAACCATCTCCCACCGTACCAGGATGGTCATTCCAGCTGCTGCAATCTTCCTGGCATTCCCGGTTATTTCGGCTTTCGCAAACTATGACGAAGTCGACGCGAGCAAAGATTATTCGGTCGAACATTATACAAAAGACATTCTATCAGCCCTTCCTCCGAATTCCATCGTGCTTTCATACCAGTGGGACAACTTCGTCTCAGCATCGCTCTATTACCAAAATGTCGACAAGATCAGAAAAGATATCATCGTGATTGACAAAGAATTGCTGCGTCGATCATGGTACGCTGCCCAGGTACACAACCGGTTCTCTTTCTTGTTTCTAAATTACGACCGTGTTTACAATTTGTACCAGGATAACCTAAAGGTTTTTGAAAACGATTTACCCTATGATCCAAACAGCATCGAGCTGAGCTATCACAATTTCATTCGTGAGATAATAACCGGGGCAATGCAGAACGGCAGACAGGTTTTTGCCGGACCGGAAATAGAAGATCAATATTTGTCGGGATTCAATAAGGTCCCTTACGGCTTGTTGTTTGCGATCAGGACCGACACCGGTTATGTGCCGTTCAACGTTGCCGGATTGAACGGGTTTCAGGCCGCGAAAAATGTCGGCACCGATTATTCACGACAGATAATCGGCTTTTATGAAAGAATGTTCCTGGCTCGAGCAGCGTATGAGTACCGACATGAAAAACTCAGCTTGACCATGATATGTTTGAATAAGGCTCTCGAAGTTGACCCTGCTTCTCAAGCTGCCCGGATGGCAGAGCTTCAGGTTTCGCAGGAGCTTGGCCGAAAATGA
- a CDS encoding glycosyltransferase, which produces MTFISILELSVLLYFAELMLYAYAAYRSRRTGRQPSVAGHQPPRSPKVSVVVAAKDEEKNLPACLNSLVGLQYPRDKLEIIIVNDQSTDATPSLIDKMSRDFGYVRRVDAKGSSALRGKPNALSQGIENATGEFIFLTDADCVVPPTWITETLKYFDGDTGIVGGVTLISKTSKPIYGIQALDWDFLLTVGAGAATIGKPIACLGNNLVVRKKAYDEIGGYKNIKFSVTEDFALLKAIARSGKWSYCYPMEKSTLVETLPVESFREVFSQRKRWATGGKETGFFGYITLAPGFILHWLIILSLFRSLPVFVSFFFLKSVIDSLFVYPTLKHYGKIAHLKFILYFEIYYLIYVAVLPFAVYFGKGVIWKGRKY; this is translated from the coding sequence ATGACTTTCATAAGTATTCTGGAGCTGTCGGTGTTGCTATACTTTGCGGAACTGATGCTCTACGCCTATGCGGCATATCGCTCGCGGAGAACCGGCCGTCAACCATCGGTTGCCGGTCATCAGCCGCCACGTTCGCCTAAGGTATCAGTGGTCGTTGCGGCAAAAGACGAAGAGAAGAATCTGCCGGCATGTTTGAATTCGCTGGTCGGTCTCCAATATCCGCGTGATAAACTCGAGATAATCATCGTAAATGACCAGTCAACGGACGCGACCCCGTCACTCATCGACAAAATGTCCCGGGATTTCGGTTATGTTCGACGTGTCGATGCAAAGGGAAGCAGTGCGCTTCGCGGCAAGCCAAATGCGCTTTCGCAGGGTATCGAAAACGCAACGGGAGAATTTATTTTCCTGACGGATGCGGATTGCGTAGTTCCGCCGACATGGATCACGGAAACACTGAAGTATTTCGACGGCGATACAGGGATCGTCGGAGGCGTCACCCTTATTTCGAAAACAAGTAAACCCATTTATGGAATCCAGGCGCTCGACTGGGATTTCCTGCTGACGGTCGGCGCAGGCGCGGCGACAATCGGAAAACCAATAGCATGTCTCGGGAACAACCTTGTGGTAAGGAAAAAAGCTTACGACGAGATCGGAGGATACAAAAACATAAAATTTAGCGTGACGGAGGACTTTGCGCTCCTGAAAGCCATTGCGAGGTCCGGCAAATGGAGCTACTGCTACCCGATGGAAAAATCCACGCTCGTAGAGACTCTCCCTGTTGAGTCGTTCAGGGAAGTTTTCTCACAGCGAAAGAGATGGGCAACCGGAGGTAAAGAGACAGGATTTTTCGGATACATTACTCTCGCGCCAGGCTTCATCCTGCATTGGCTGATAATTCTCTCGCTCTTCCGCTCACTGCCGGTATTTGTCTCCTTCTTCTTTCTGAAATCAGTGATCGACTCGTTGTTCGTTTATCCGACACTGAAGCATTATGGCAAGATTGCTCACTTGAAATTTATACTTTATTTTGAGATTTATTATTTAATATATGTTGCCGTACTTCCGTTCGCAGTCTATTTCGGAAAAGGAGTAATATGGAAGGGGCGAAAATACTGA
- a CDS encoding M20 family metallopeptidase: MIEKILSISRKSFSEIVKLRREFHQYPELAFQELNTGKIVANELEKLGIRVKNGVGKTGLVGILDGDPPAVSKMRIRDRRVVALRADMDALPINEESDVPFASKNPGKMHACGHDAHMAMLIGAARILSELKTGLNGTVKFIFQPSEEKNPGGAPSMIKDGALSNPDVDVIFGQHMTTELTVGKFGFKAGPLMASADEIYITVIGKGGHGASPHKTIDPVIIAAQVISSLQNVISRMRNPLEPSVLTIGSIHGGSATNVIPDEVKLSGTFRAMNGNWRKKGLSLIRQTAEEVAKGFGGKCKVEISNGYPVLVNSENETSLARESAKKLFGEKSTVEMNPVMSAEDFAYFLQETPGTFWWIGAGNKKTGATASIHSSKFKIDENALMHGSALLAFLTMQYLDSRDRKD; this comes from the coding sequence ATGATCGAAAAAATCCTTTCCATCTCAAGAAAATCTTTTTCTGAAATTGTGAAACTTAGGAGAGAGTTCCATCAATATCCTGAGCTTGCATTCCAGGAACTAAACACAGGGAAAATAGTCGCAAACGAGCTTGAAAAGTTGGGCATTCGTGTGAAAAATGGCGTTGGCAAAACCGGCCTCGTCGGAATCCTCGATGGAGATCCTCCGGCGGTTTCCAAAATGCGCATTCGCGACCGCAGAGTTGTAGCCCTTCGAGCAGACATGGACGCGCTCCCGATAAACGAGGAAAGCGATGTTCCATTCGCAAGTAAGAATCCGGGAAAAATGCACGCTTGCGGTCATGACGCACACATGGCGATGTTGATCGGCGCGGCCAGGATTCTTTCAGAGCTTAAGACCGGACTGAACGGAACGGTAAAATTTATATTCCAGCCCAGCGAGGAAAAAAACCCGGGCGGCGCACCATCCATGATAAAGGATGGCGCTCTCAGCAATCCTGATGTCGACGTCATTTTCGGACAGCACATGACGACAGAGCTGACTGTCGGCAAGTTCGGATTCAAAGCCGGGCCACTCATGGCTTCCGCGGATGAAATCTACATCACCGTGATCGGGAAAGGAGGCCATGGTGCATCGCCCCACAAGACAATCGACCCGGTCATAATTGCGGCGCAGGTCATAAGCTCCCTTCAGAACGTAATCAGCAGGATGAGAAATCCTCTCGAGCCGTCAGTGCTGACAATCGGCTCGATACACGGAGGCTCAGCAACTAACGTCATCCCGGATGAGGTGAAGTTGTCCGGAACTTTTCGTGCTATGAATGGGAACTGGCGTAAGAAGGGATTGAGCCTGATAAGACAAACTGCGGAGGAAGTCGCGAAAGGCTTCGGCGGAAAATGCAAGGTAGAGATTAGCAACGGATATCCCGTCCTCGTTAATTCTGAAAACGAAACCTCACTTGCGAGAGAATCTGCAAAGAAATTGTTCGGCGAAAAATCGACCGTGGAAATGAATCCGGTGATGAGTGCAGAAGACTTCGCATACTTTCTGCAAGAGACGCCGGGTACATTCTGGTGGATAGGAGCGGGCAACAAAAAGACAGGGGCAACCGCGTCAATCCACAGCTCAAAATTCAAAATTGACGAAAATGCATTGATGCACGGTTCCGCACTCCTTGCTTTCTTAACAATGCAATACCTGGATTCTCGTGACCGAAAAGATTAA
- a CDS encoding site-2 protease family protein, giving the protein MSESWIRDPVDGKRIEYEVPFSISWREMRVPLHVGLLLVTLFTTTLAGVEWIGKDPFDLLNFKSGLAYSISLLLILGTHEFGHFFYALKHRVKATLPYFIPFPIIPGLLNFGTFGAVIRTKTPVPSRKAMFDIGVSGPIAGFIVSVAVLVFGFTHLPSKDYLLHIHPNYDFATNTVPGSEGIPLAFGNTILFKLLEIIFTNPHREFVPPMGEIYHYPFLCVGWFGLFVTAMNLLPVGQLDGGHMIYAMFASAHKRIARAFFFVILFLGLLGILPLIPSNVLKGASSINIGWTGWLFWCAILFFLIKLDHPPVADTSPLDTKRKIIGWLTILIFIVSFSPNPFTT; this is encoded by the coding sequence ATGTCCGAATCGTGGATAAGAGATCCAGTCGACGGAAAACGGATCGAGTACGAAGTGCCATTTTCAATTTCATGGCGGGAGATGCGCGTGCCGCTGCATGTCGGACTTCTTCTGGTCACTCTGTTTACAACTACTCTCGCGGGCGTTGAATGGATCGGCAAAGATCCGTTCGATCTTTTAAATTTCAAATCGGGACTGGCCTACAGCATTTCGTTGCTGCTTATCCTCGGAACCCACGAGTTCGGGCATTTCTTTTACGCGCTCAAGCATCGGGTCAAAGCCACCCTTCCGTACTTCATCCCCTTCCCGATTATTCCGGGACTCTTGAATTTCGGAACATTCGGCGCCGTGATAAGAACAAAAACCCCCGTACCATCGCGCAAAGCAATGTTCGATATCGGGGTGTCGGGCCCGATCGCCGGATTCATAGTCAGCGTCGCAGTGCTGGTGTTCGGGTTTACGCATTTGCCATCTAAAGATTACTTGCTTCACATTCATCCCAATTACGACTTCGCGACAAACACCGTTCCGGGATCCGAGGGGATCCCGCTCGCTTTCGGCAACACGATTCTTTTCAAACTGCTTGAAATAATTTTCACGAATCCGCACAGAGAATTTGTGCCGCCGATGGGCGAGATTTATCATTATCCTTTCTTGTGCGTGGGGTGGTTCGGTTTGTTCGTTACCGCGATGAACCTGTTGCCTGTCGGCCAGCTCGATGGCGGGCATATGATTTACGCAATGTTCGCCTCGGCCCATAAACGAATCGCAAGAGCATTCTTCTTCGTAATCCTTTTCCTTGGGTTGCTTGGCATTCTGCCGTTGATACCGAGCAACGTGCTGAAAGGAGCAAGCAGTATTAACATAGGGTGGACAGGCTGGCTTTTCTGGTGTGCCATCTTGTTCTTTCTCATAAAACTCGATCACCCTCCGGTAGCGGACACAAGTCCACTCGATACCAAGCGCAAAATCATCGGGTGGTTGACAATTTTGATTTTCATCGTCTCCTTCTCACCAAATCCTTTTACAACATAA
- a CDS encoding competence/damage-inducible protein A — protein sequence MKTAAVITIGDELLIGQVTNTNAAFIGQKLSEAGVEVTQMVVVGDDYEEIMKVFKEHHDEVDVVLVTGGLGPTHDDITKKVVADFFKRKLIMDSSVLENVRDRLAKRNIPLRRVNEEQALVPEGCEVLMNHWGTAPGMLFENGNKFFAVMPGVPHEMQNLMTEYIVPRLKSRAIGQVIKHKVLKTTGIAESSLYELIGNVEEILGGRAKLAFLPSQFGVCLRITVKAATDGEADSIIADVEKRIRTKAEKYIYSEGEIELEKVVGELLSGRKLTISVAESCTGGYISHRITNIPGSSAYFDRSVITYSNEAKVELLHVPVELIDKFGAVSEEVARAMAEGIRSTSKTDIGISVTGIAGPTGGTTGKPVGLVYIGLADRAGTVVKKYMLADERLRFKERTSQAALELVRRRILGLE from the coding sequence GTGAAAACCGCAGCAGTAATCACCATAGGCGACGAGCTTCTCATCGGCCAGGTCACAAATACAAACGCAGCTTTCATTGGACAGAAATTATCTGAGGCAGGCGTCGAAGTTACACAAATGGTTGTGGTCGGCGATGACTACGAAGAAATTATGAAGGTGTTCAAGGAACACCATGATGAGGTCGATGTCGTTCTGGTGACCGGCGGCCTCGGCCCGACACATGACGATATCACAAAGAAAGTAGTTGCAGATTTTTTCAAGAGGAAGCTAATCATGGACAGCAGCGTGCTGGAAAATGTCCGCGACAGGCTTGCCAAGAGGAACATTCCGCTTCGGAGAGTAAATGAAGAGCAGGCACTGGTTCCTGAAGGATGTGAAGTCTTGATGAACCATTGGGGGACTGCCCCGGGAATGCTGTTTGAGAATGGAAATAAATTTTTCGCCGTAATGCCGGGTGTGCCGCACGAGATGCAGAATTTGATGACGGAGTACATCGTACCGCGGTTGAAATCCAGGGCGATCGGCCAGGTTATCAAACACAAAGTCCTCAAGACGACCGGGATTGCCGAGTCGAGCTTATATGAGCTAATCGGGAATGTCGAAGAAATTTTAGGGGGCAGGGCGAAACTTGCTTTTCTTCCGAGCCAGTTTGGAGTCTGCCTGCGCATTACGGTGAAGGCGGCGACAGACGGGGAAGCGGATTCGATTATAGCCGATGTCGAAAAGAGAATCAGGACCAAAGCGGAGAAATACATCTATTCTGAAGGAGAAATAGAACTTGAAAAGGTTGTCGGAGAACTTCTAAGTGGAAGAAAGCTTACGATTTCGGTTGCCGAAAGCTGCACGGGAGGGTATATCTCGCATCGTATCACGAATATTCCGGGAAGTTCAGCATATTTCGATCGAAGTGTCATCACATATAGCAATGAGGCCAAAGTGGAGTTGCTCCATGTTCCTGTAGAACTTATTGATAAGTTCGGAGCGGTGAGCGAAGAAGTTGCGCGTGCCATGGCAGAAGGGATCAGGAGCACTTCAAAGACGGACATAGGAATTTCGGTCACGGGAATAGCGGGCCCGACCGGCGGCACCACCGGGAAGCCTGTCGGTTTGGTTTATATCGGACTTGCCGATCGTGCTGGTACCGTAGTAAAAAAATATATGCTTGCTGATGAACGTTTGAGATTTAAGGAACGGACCTCGCAGGCGGCGCTAGAACTTGTTCGAAGGCGAATTCTAGGGCTTGAATAG
- the pgsA gene encoding CDP-diacylglycerol--glycerol-3-phosphate 3-phosphatidyltransferase, producing MTLPNQLTILRIALTPLFVLLFISERIVLKQMSVLVFVVAALTDWYDGWIARKLGTVSRWGIFLDPLADKVLTSAAFVAFAWLGLIEWWMVWAIVVRDISITLLRSFAEFRGQTLHTNFSAKAKTVFQMVFIYTILLAVIFKTSVGLSPVVKEVLNKNVLYYSMLFVTVLTLGTGLQYVIENFKLIHSSFAPEAHRADG from the coding sequence ATGACTCTGCCAAACCAGCTTACAATTCTCAGAATAGCGCTCACGCCGCTGTTTGTTTTGCTCTTCATAAGCGAGAGGATCGTTTTGAAGCAAATGTCGGTGCTCGTGTTTGTCGTCGCCGCCTTAACGGATTGGTATGACGGGTGGATCGCCAGAAAACTCGGCACGGTTTCACGGTGGGGAATCTTTTTGGATCCGCTTGCGGACAAAGTTTTAACCTCGGCAGCGTTTGTAGCTTTCGCGTGGCTCGGTCTCATAGAATGGTGGATGGTGTGGGCTATCGTAGTACGCGATATTTCTATTACCCTACTGCGGTCGTTTGCGGAATTTCGCGGGCAGACTTTGCACACGAATTTCTCTGCGAAGGCAAAAACAGTCTTCCAGATGGTTTTCATTTATACGATTCTCCTTGCGGTCATTTTCAAAACCTCTGTGGGATTATCGCCCGTGGTCAAAGAGGTTCTCAACAAGAATGTTCTCTACTATTCGATGCTGTTTGTGACTGTTCTGACTCTCGGCACCGGGCTTCAATATGTTATAGAGAATTTTAAGCTGATTCATTCTTCGTTTGCGCCGGAAGCACACAGGGCGGATGGATAA
- the thpR gene encoding RNA 2',3'-cyclic phosphodiesterase, protein MRIFFGATLPDSVKMQIIRIQEELRPSVHDAKFEGKDKLHITLQFIGDFKFEKLPELFSSVESALKELSPKWSAVEVVGMNFFPSEKIRRGIWLDCQDDGTLSRVSETIKSVTAKFGIVPEDRPFKPHITIARLKDRNVRLSRTHTDERSVSFRHSDNFGRDRVEDLKKFESEGKLRFEKFSPVSIALFESRLNRDKSGSEYKILSEISASNA, encoded by the coding sequence GTGCGAATATTCTTTGGGGCGACGTTGCCCGACAGTGTGAAGATGCAGATCATAAGAATTCAAGAAGAGCTTCGTCCGAGCGTCCATGACGCAAAATTCGAAGGTAAGGATAAACTCCACATCACGCTTCAGTTTATAGGCGATTTTAAATTTGAAAAATTACCCGAGCTTTTTTCATCTGTCGAGTCTGCACTTAAGGAGTTATCCCCTAAATGGTCGGCAGTCGAGGTAGTCGGAATGAATTTTTTCCCGAGCGAGAAAATTAGAAGAGGCATCTGGCTCGATTGTCAGGATGACGGTACATTGAGCAGAGTGTCCGAAACGATAAAATCTGTAACTGCGAAGTTCGGCATTGTACCGGAAGATCGTCCCTTTAAGCCGCATATCACTATCGCCAGATTGAAAGATCGAAATGTTCGCCTTTCTCGAACACATACGGACGAACGATCCGTGTCATTCCGTCACTCGGATAATTTCGGACGTGACAGGGTAGAAGACTTGAAGAAATTTGAAAGTGAAGGTAAATTACGCTTCGAGAAATTTTCCCCGGTGAGTATTGCGTTGTTTGAAAGCAGGCTGAATAGAGACAAGTCCGGTTCAGAGTATAAAATTTTGTCGGAGATTTCGGCGAGTAACGCGTAG
- a CDS encoding phosphatidylglycerophosphatase A: MDNDTDRTAARGDGHNLREVSQGPGGRPTLLDKLITTGFGAGLSPFAPGTVGSFVGLLVYFIPGFERVYVIVPAFVVFFVWGTFAAGRMEKEYGHDPPRVVIDEIVAFWVAMAFIPKRLFLMAAAFLIFRMLDIFKPFPANYFDKKSGGIWIMLDDLVCGVYTNIILQIYLYSLK; this comes from the coding sequence ATGGATAACGATACGGATCGGACCGCTGCGCGCGGAGATGGACACAATTTGCGCGAAGTTTCTCAAGGTCCGGGTGGAAGGCCGACCCTTCTCGATAAACTCATCACGACCGGATTCGGAGCCGGCCTATCGCCATTCGCACCTGGAACGGTTGGCTCATTCGTCGGTCTGCTGGTCTATTTTATTCCGGGATTTGAGAGGGTTTATGTCATTGTGCCTGCCTTCGTTGTTTTTTTCGTATGGGGAACATTTGCTGCCGGAAGAATGGAGAAAGAATACGGGCATGATCCACCTCGCGTCGTGATTGACGAAATTGTGGCATTCTGGGTGGCGATGGCGTTCATCCCAAAGCGCCTTTTCCTAATGGCTGCTGCGTTCTTGATTTTCAGGATGCTGGATATTTTCAAACCATTTCCGGCAAACTATTTCGACAAGAAGAGCGGCGGCATATGGATCATGCTCGATGATCTTGTGTGCGGAGTTTACACAAACATAATTTTGCAGATTTATCTTTATTCTCTGAAGTGA